In Salisediminibacterium beveridgei, one DNA window encodes the following:
- the ppc gene encoding phosphoenolpyruvate carboxylase, producing the protein MAKLNEKDPNTMLRSDVNKLGKILGDVLKHHGGQELFEEVEDIREMTKALRKNYDKAREDELKKRIENLKSPMRQQVIRAFAIYFHLVNIAEQHHRIRRSRQYRMKRGENIQPSSIESAVVNIQKEDYPESVIQQVLNDSSIELIMTAHPTEATKRTILEIQKRISFILEQFDNPVLTEKEREDYEESLVNEVTALWQTDELRFKKPTVIDEVKNGLYYFDTTLFDVLPAVHLEIEEQLERYYPGKNFTVPNFIHFGSWIGGDRDGNPFVTPEVTWETLNLQRGLTLRKYEESITELMRRFSQSTTRVDIDPEFIATMEKYEKEYMKKAETWPVTTEVYRRMLGVMRKRIRQVGKTNTGYDVAEELLEDLRYVRKHALKHQLPDQKLKRLNKMIRQVELFGFHLATLDVRNHSGEHETAIAEILKVVGITDDYKALSEEEKMTILENALKDPRPLMLLNEDYSKETREIFKVFQMIKDAHDEFGYRSIEVYLVSMTQSASDLLEVLVLAKEAGIYRLHADGTVDSNLHVAPLLETVDDLMAGPAIMKRLFEMDTYRNHLSERGDHQEIMLGYSDGSKDGGTLTANWKLFEAQAKIHNMAKEYNVRLKFFHGRGGSLGRGGGPLNRSILSQPAETLGDGVKITEQGEVLSSRYLLGDIAFRNLEQAASALLEASANVYATPDDSCHARRPHWEEAMEEISKASLDKYQSLVFKDADFLTYFKETTPLNELKELNIGSRPMSRKGSEKFEDLRAIPWVFAWTQCRQMLPAWYASGTGLAHYANQSEENMAMLQEMYQKWPFFHSTINNLQMALMKADLFAAKEYVKLVKDQEMGQRIYGNIESEFNLTKEMLLKISQSNELLDFSPNIRDSVHLRNPYVDPLNFLQVDLIEKMRESSTEEHTDELLTEVLLTISGVAAGLLNTG; encoded by the coding sequence CTCCGATGAGGCAACAGGTGATCCGGGCATTTGCGATCTATTTCCACCTGGTGAATATCGCTGAACAGCACCACCGGATCCGCCGTTCCAGGCAGTACCGGATGAAACGCGGCGAAAACATTCAGCCAAGTTCGATCGAATCAGCAGTGGTGAACATTCAAAAGGAAGATTATCCGGAGTCTGTCATCCAGCAGGTGTTAAACGATTCGTCCATTGAGCTGATTATGACCGCTCATCCGACGGAGGCGACGAAGCGGACGATTTTAGAGATTCAAAAACGGATCTCGTTTATCCTTGAGCAATTTGATAACCCCGTTCTCACCGAGAAAGAGCGGGAAGATTATGAAGAGAGTCTCGTTAATGAAGTGACGGCACTCTGGCAGACCGACGAGCTCCGTTTCAAAAAACCGACGGTCATTGATGAAGTGAAGAACGGTTTATACTATTTTGATACGACACTGTTTGACGTACTGCCTGCGGTCCACCTGGAAATTGAAGAACAGTTGGAGCGTTATTATCCCGGGAAGAATTTTACTGTCCCGAACTTTATTCATTTCGGTTCCTGGATTGGCGGCGACAGGGATGGGAACCCGTTTGTCACACCTGAAGTGACATGGGAAACGTTGAACCTGCAGCGCGGTCTGACGCTCAGGAAGTACGAAGAAAGTATTACGGAACTGATGCGCCGTTTCAGTCAATCGACTACCCGTGTGGACATTGACCCGGAATTTATCGCCACCATGGAGAAATACGAGAAAGAATATATGAAGAAAGCCGAAACGTGGCCTGTCACGACAGAAGTCTACCGGCGAATGCTAGGTGTCATGCGGAAACGGATCCGCCAGGTTGGTAAAACGAACACAGGCTACGATGTGGCAGAAGAGCTTCTCGAAGATCTTCGCTACGTGCGAAAGCATGCCTTAAAGCATCAGTTGCCTGATCAGAAATTGAAGCGTCTGAATAAGATGATCCGTCAGGTCGAACTGTTCGGTTTTCATCTGGCGACTCTCGATGTCCGAAACCACAGTGGCGAACATGAAACCGCGATTGCGGAAATCCTTAAAGTCGTCGGCATTACTGATGATTACAAGGCACTGAGTGAAGAAGAAAAAATGACGATTCTGGAAAATGCGTTGAAAGACCCTCGTCCACTGATGCTGTTAAATGAAGATTACTCGAAGGAAACCCGTGAAATCTTCAAAGTATTCCAGATGATCAAGGATGCGCATGACGAGTTTGGTTACCGCTCCATTGAAGTGTATCTTGTCAGTATGACCCAATCTGCCTCAGATCTTTTGGAAGTGCTGGTGCTGGCAAAAGAAGCGGGCATTTACCGCCTCCACGCAGATGGTACCGTGGACAGCAACCTGCATGTGGCACCGCTTCTTGAGACGGTCGATGACCTGATGGCAGGGCCGGCGATTATGAAACGGCTGTTTGAAATGGATACGTACCGCAACCATCTTTCTGAACGGGGGGATCATCAGGAAATCATGCTGGGATACTCCGACGGCAGTAAGGATGGCGGGACCTTGACGGCGAACTGGAAGCTCTTTGAAGCCCAGGCGAAGATTCATAACATGGCCAAGGAATACAATGTCCGCCTGAAATTTTTCCATGGAAGAGGCGGGTCCCTTGGGCGTGGCGGCGGTCCATTGAACCGCAGTATTCTCTCTCAGCCGGCGGAAACCCTGGGGGACGGTGTCAAGATCACAGAGCAGGGCGAAGTGTTGTCTTCCCGGTATCTCTTAGGGGATATTGCCTTTCGGAACCTGGAACAGGCGGCGTCTGCCTTACTCGAAGCCTCGGCGAATGTTTACGCAACGCCTGATGACAGCTGCCATGCACGCCGGCCGCATTGGGAAGAAGCGATGGAGGAGATCTCCAAGGCATCCCTTGACAAATATCAGTCCCTCGTATTCAAAGATGCTGATTTCCTGACGTATTTTAAAGAAACCACGCCATTGAATGAATTGAAGGAGCTGAACATCGGCTCACGTCCGATGAGCCGAAAAGGCAGTGAAAAATTCGAAGACCTCCGGGCCATTCCGTGGGTATTTGCCTGGACCCAGTGCCGTCAGATGCTGCCTGCCTGGTATGCATCAGGAACAGGACTGGCTCACTATGCCAACCAGAGTGAAGAGAACATGGCCATGCTTCAGGAGATGTATCAGAAGTGGCCGTTCTTCCATTCCACCATCAATAACCTGCAGATGGCGCTGATGAAAGCAGACCTGTTTGCGGCGAAGGAATACGTGAAACTCGTGAAGGATCAGGAAATGGGTCAACGGATTTACGGGAACATCGAATCTGAATTTAATTTGACAAAAGAGATGCTGTTGAAGATATCCCAGAGTAACGAATTGCTGGATTTCTCACCAAATATCCGGGATTCGGTTCACCTGCGAAATCCGTACGTCGATCCACTGAACTTCCTGCAAGTGGATCTGATCGAGAAAATGCGCGAGTCCTCCACCGAAGAACATACCGATGAACTCCTGACAGAAGTCCTGCTCACCATCAGTGGTGTGGCAGCCGGACTCTTAAATACAGGTTGA